From Nocardioides daedukensis, the proteins below share one genomic window:
- a CDS encoding LuxR family transcriptional regulator: MDGATSPQRRALLDSAGIKVYEQVASANGVLVDDPVVTDDPLATGLLVDLGLLHRDGERYIAVDPHSVQSSVVAPLGQQGAQLISESSHWANSFSDLGQIFRRSPSTEDGPVTRLRGDQIDRFLADVVPSAKRELLTAQPEADRAGSDIKEAAQRDAAALQRGVSLRTIYQHAARRSRPTRAYVARVAKEGAEVRTLDEFFNRLIVVDREVAIIPSGDDLNVALAIRDLDLVAYLVDIFERFWERGRPFESQESSTLNSIAEEQRAMAIRMLIEGHSDATCAKRLGVSPRTYAGYVADLKREYDAETRFQLGYRMGLQEPRARGRKD, translated from the coding sequence GTGGATGGAGCAACAAGTCCGCAGCGTCGCGCACTCCTCGACTCTGCCGGCATCAAGGTCTATGAACAGGTCGCCTCGGCCAACGGCGTACTGGTCGACGACCCGGTCGTCACCGACGACCCGCTGGCCACGGGCCTGCTGGTCGACCTGGGCCTGCTGCACCGTGACGGTGAGCGCTACATCGCGGTGGACCCGCACTCGGTGCAGTCGTCGGTGGTGGCGCCACTGGGGCAGCAAGGTGCGCAGCTGATCTCGGAGTCGAGCCACTGGGCCAACTCGTTCAGCGACCTGGGCCAGATCTTCCGACGCTCGCCCTCGACCGAGGACGGGCCGGTGACGCGGCTGCGCGGCGACCAGATCGACCGCTTCCTCGCGGACGTCGTGCCGAGCGCCAAGCGGGAGCTGCTCACCGCCCAGCCCGAGGCCGATCGCGCCGGCTCGGACATCAAGGAGGCCGCCCAGCGTGACGCGGCCGCCCTGCAGCGCGGAGTGTCGCTGCGGACGATCTACCAGCACGCTGCGCGGCGCTCACGGCCCACCCGCGCGTATGTCGCCCGCGTGGCCAAGGAGGGCGCCGAGGTGCGCACCCTCGACGAGTTCTTCAACCGGTTGATCGTGGTGGACCGCGAGGTCGCCATCATCCCCTCCGGTGATGACCTGAACGTGGCCCTGGCCATCCGCGACCTCGACCTGGTCGCCTACCTGGTCGACATCTTCGAGCGGTTCTGGGAGCGTGGCCGGCCGTTCGAGAGCCAGGAGTCCAGCACGCTCAACAGCATCGCCGAGGAGCAGCGTGCGATGGCGATCCGGATGCTGATCGAGGGGCACTCCGACGCCACCTGCGCCAAGCGCCTCGGGGTCAGCCCGCGCACCTATGCAGGTTATGTGGCCGACCTCAAGCGCGAGTATGACGCCGAGACCCGGTTCCAGCTCGGCTATCGGATGGGGCTGCAGGAGCCGCGTGCCCGCGGCCGCAAGGACTGA
- a CDS encoding putative immunity protein, giving the protein MILPWPRDPRYITLRRGGMLTDPDHRLLALWAATCAEHVLTIFESERAEDPRPRRAIEHARAWVRGEVTMMESRAAGGHAMGAARDLQGAARYAAYAAGQAAAVAHVAAHDLGAAAYAIKAAGAAAPAVEAEAAARAEVRWQRDQLPAGIRDLVWDSQRLRNDICWSVFEI; this is encoded by the coding sequence GTGATCCTCCCGTGGCCTCGCGATCCTCGCTACATCACGCTCCGACGCGGGGGCATGCTCACCGACCCGGATCACCGCCTGCTCGCCCTGTGGGCAGCCACCTGCGCTGAGCACGTCCTCACCATCTTCGAGTCCGAGCGTGCGGAGGACCCCCGCCCGCGTCGAGCGATCGAACACGCGCGCGCTTGGGTTCGCGGCGAGGTCACGATGATGGAAAGTCGCGCAGCCGGCGGCCACGCGATGGGCGCAGCCAGAGACCTGCAGGGAGCCGCCCGGTACGCCGCCTACGCCGCGGGGCAGGCAGCTGCTGTTGCGCACGTGGCCGCTCACGATCTCGGTGCAGCCGCATACGCCATCAAGGCTGCCGGAGCGGCAGCCCCAGCAGTGGAGGCCGAAGCAGCCGCGCGAGCCGAGGTCCGATGGCAACGCGACCAGCTTCCCGCGGGCATCCGCGACCTAGTCTGGGACAGCCAGCGCCTGCGCAACGACATCTGCTGGTCGGTCTTCGAGATCTGA
- a CDS encoding nuclear transport factor 2 family protein, with product MSESRPPFPPFTEETALQKVQAAEDAWNSRDPERVAGAYTPDSVWRNRDVFVSGREEIIWFLTAKWERELDYALRKSLWGFRQNRIAVRFQYEWHDAAGQWWGSYGNELWQFDAQGLMERREASINDVTIEESERRIFGPRPEAEHGVEIPLQ from the coding sequence ATGAGCGAGTCCCGCCCCCCGTTCCCGCCGTTCACCGAGGAGACCGCACTGCAGAAGGTGCAGGCGGCCGAGGACGCCTGGAACAGCCGTGACCCCGAGCGCGTCGCCGGGGCCTACACACCCGACTCCGTGTGGCGCAACCGCGACGTGTTCGTCAGCGGACGCGAGGAGATCATCTGGTTCCTGACCGCCAAGTGGGAACGCGAGCTCGACTACGCCCTGCGCAAGAGCCTGTGGGGGTTCCGCCAGAACCGGATCGCTGTCCGGTTCCAGTACGAGTGGCACGACGCGGCCGGACAGTGGTGGGGCAGCTATGGCAACGAGCTGTGGCAGTTCGACGCGCAGGGGCTGATGGAACGCCGTGAGGCGAGCATCAACGACGTGACGATCGAGGAATCGGAGCGGCGGATCTTCGGCCCGCGCCCAGAGGCCGAGCACGGCGTCGAGATCCCGCTCCAGTAG